GACCTGCATAACGATAGGTGCCAGCATGAAGAGCGTCAGCGATCCGAACGCGATCTGCACCACGACAAGCAGGAACATCACGTTTGACCAACGCACCATTCCGGCCTCGCGGCCGCTGGCACGGGCCAGCATTCCTGTCAGAAAAACGAGCATCATGCCCGAAATGATGCCGCTGATCGGATGCAGCAAACGAAGCCTGAGCAGCATATGCGAGGTCGGCGAAAAGTCCTTTGCCATGCCCTCCGCTATTGTTTGCGACGGGAAGATCATGTTCGCAAGTGCCGCTATTGAGCCCGTCAATCCGACAAAGATTATTGCAACGATGCCAAGTACTATAACGACAAGATGCTGGGTTTCAATGCGAAATCGCATTTTCGCACCGCCGCTGGCATAACGCGCGGTCAGCGTGAGAAATGCAAGCAAAATGAAGGTGTTGAGCAAATGCCCCATCATCCAAAAAGGCCGCGTCGGCGTTAGGGTTTCCGCCGTGTTTCCGGTCAGGACGAGGCCGGCACCGACCAGTGCTTCCGTCAAAATGAAGACCAGCGAACCGATGGCGGTTTTTCGTATGGGTTCGCCTTTTTTAAACTTTCGAAAGACCCAAATTACAAGCGCTACGACCATCACCAGGGCTATAAAGCTGGTGATACGGTGGGAAAATTCTATGACCGTTTTGAGCTCGGGAGCGGACGGTATCACCTCGCCGTGGCATGTCAGCCAGTGCTGCCCGCAGCCGTCGCCCGATTTAGAGGCTCGCAGAAAAACACCCCACAGGATCACGAGGACATTCCAGACGAGCGTTATCCACGCGTATTTTGCCAAACCTGATAATTCCCGAAATCGACTTAACACACTTAATGATCTCCTTAGTAAGACGTTACCATCAACGGCGCCCTCAGTTAGAATACTATAAGGTTCGCTAAGTTAATGCCGTAGATGAACGACGCTAATTCGAAACCGGAAAAGATGCGCATCGACCTGCTGCTGATGGAGCGCGGCTTTGCCGGGTCGCGCGCGAAGGCGCAGGCGTTGGTGATGGCCGGCGAAGTTTTGGTGAATGAAAAGAAGGTTGAAAAGCCGTCACAGGTTTTTAGCAGCGAGGTTACGATCCGAATTAAAGGGGACAACGAATCCTCGCGATATGTCGGCCGCGGCGGACTGAAGCTCGAAGCTGCGCTGCAGGCGTTTTCGATCGATCCCGCTGGGAAAAGGTGTATTGACATCGGTTCATCGACCGGCGGATTCACTGACTGTCTTCTGCAGCACGGTGCAGCTCACGTTACCGCTGTTGACGCCGGAACGAATCAACTCGATTGGAAACTCCGCAGCGATGAACGCGTGGACGTCAGGGAAAATACGAACGCCCGCTATCTTTCGCCTGATGTGTTTCCGGCCAAGTTCGACATCGCGGTCATGGACGTGTCCTTTATCTCTGTGACAAAGGTAATTCCTGCGGTTGTCGGTCTACTAGTTGACGGCGGCATTCTGATCGTGTTGATAAAGCCTCAATTCGAGGTCGGCAAAGGCGAGGTCGGCAAAGGCGGCATCGTCCGCGAACCCGAAAAACACCGACGAGTGATAGACACGATCGTATCGTTCGTTTCGATGCTCAGCATGGAACATATTGGCACCATTGATTCCCCGATCACCGGTGCTGAGGGCAATAGGGAGTTTCTGGCGGCATGGAAAAGACAATAAGAGGTGAGACAACTAGCTCCGAACCGAAGTTCGTCGAGGGACGGGACTACTATTTTGAGAAAGGTTTGCTGGTGATGACCGAGGAATACCTGCGCCGACGCGGCTATTGCTGCGAAAACGGCTGCCGGCACTGCCCTTACGGATATTGCGGGTCCCTAAAGAAGGAAAATGGGTAGTTCGTCCGAGTTTTCGATATGCTCGTGACCGCCAACCTCATCACTTATATCTGTTATGTCAGATATATCACGTGAGATCGCTTCAGTTACTGTTTCGCTGTCCCTCGAAAGTGCTCGCAATACAGAAGCGAGTACGGGCAAGGTGTATGCATCACCCGCCGGAGCGATTGCGTAATAGATATTCTTTCCGTCGCGGCGGGTCGTGACGATGCCGTCATCGCGGAGTGTGGCCAGGTGGCGGGATATTTTCGGCTGCGGCTCTTTTAGCGACCCTACAAATTCGCCTACTGACCGTTCGCCGCCGCACAGCATTTCCAATATCCGCAACCGGGTAACATCGGAAAGACTAAGGAACAGTTTCTGCATTGATTCGATATTATTTTGTGACATAGCGGCCTCCGGCTTTACATCGACATATTACCTATAACAGATATGTTGTAATTTGACAACGTGACGGCAAAGGTTGCGTCTTTTCCGCATCGGCTTTACGATACTCTCATGTCTGAGCAGCAGGATCTTTCGTTCTTTACTCGAGTAGTACACGCGGGCACCGACGACGGCGAGCATCATGGAGCATTGTCGGTTCCCATCTATCACGCATCAACATTTGAACTTCCTGATGCGGATGAAGGGGCTGCGATACACAACGAGGAGAAACCGGGCTATTACTATGGCCGCTTGGGAAACCCGACCCAGTCCGCCCTCGAGGCCGCGATGTCAGATCTTGAAGGAGCGGAAGCTTCGATCGCCCTCGCCTCGGGTATGGCTGCGGTGTCGGGCGTTATATTGTCTTTGCTGAAGACCGGTGACCACATAGTCGCCCCGATCTCCGGCTATTCAACAACTGCGAATTTTCTTAATTATATTGCGGAGAACTTTGGGATATCATCCACATTCGTCGATGCCCGCGAAACTGCCGACTACGCAGACGCTTTGCAAGATAATACGAAGCTATTGTGGGTTGAAACGCCATCCAATCCGTTGCTGAATATCACGGATATCTCCGCCGTTTCCCGACTGGCGCGCGAACGCGGTCTATACTGCATAGTAGACAATACATTTGCGACCCCATTTAATCAGCTGCCTCTCTCACTAGGTGCACACGCCGTCATACACAGCGCGACGAAATACCTTGGCGGCCACAGCGATGTAACGGGCGGGATCGCTGCCGGAAATGCAGATGTGATCGAACGCGTCCGCAAGGGAGCAAACAAGTACTTTGGGGGAAACATCTCGCCAAATGCCGCGTGGCTAGTTCTCCGCGGGATCAAGACGTTAGCATTGCGGATGGAGCGGCACAATTCTAACGCATTCGCCATAGCACATATGTTGTCAGGCCATCCTGCTGTTTCTGCGGTCTACTATGCAGGCCTCCCGACACATGAAGGGCACGAGATTGCGAAACGGCAGATGTCTAAGGGGTTTGGCGGCATGGTGTCATTCGATGTCGGGAGTTTTGAGGCCGGAAAGGCATTTGTCAACAATGTGCGGCTGTGCAAACTTGCCACGTCACTCGGCGGAGTTGAAACGATCGTCCAGCATTCAGCCTCAATGACACATGCCACGCTGACACCTGAAGAGAAAACCAAGGCCGGCATTTCGGATGGCCTGATCCGCCTGTCTGTTGGCATCGAATACGCAGAAGACCTCATCGCCGACATTCAACAAGCCCTAGAACACATTCGATAAACAGAATATGAAATACATTCTTGCTTTGGATCAAGGGACAACGAGCAGCCGATCTATCATTTTCAACGAACACGGCGACACGGTAGCGACCGCGCAGCGGGAACACCGACAGATCTTTCCGAAGAGCGGCTGGGTCGAGCACGACCCGGAAGAGATATGGCAGGCGCAATCGCAGACCGCAATTGATGCTTTGGCCTCGGCAGGACTCCGATCTTCAGATGTTTCTGCTATCGGCATAACTAATCAGCGTGAGACGACTGTAATTTGGGTCAGAGAGACAGGTGAGCCGATCCACAACGCCATCGTTTGGCAGGACAGACGCACGTCCGCCCTGTGCGATGACGTCCGGTCACAACACGGTGCAATGATCCGCAAGCTGACCGGGCTTGAGGTTGATGCCTATTTTTCTGCCAGCAAGATGGCTTGGCTAATGGACAGCGTTCCTGAAGCCAGATCAAAAGCAGGAGATGGGCGTCTCGCATTTGGCACGATAGACAGCTGGCTTTTGTGGAAGCTGACCGGCGGGAAGGTCCATGCAACTGACCCTTCAAATGCATCGCGGACGATGCTGTTTGATATACACAGAGGCGAATGGTCCAACGAACTGCTTGATATATTCGCTATTCCGTATATGATATTGCCGCAGATCGTCGATTCGAGCGCTATCGTCGGTCAGGTCGAGTCGGTTGGCGAGCTTTCGGGGATCGCTATAGGCGGCATCGCCGGTGATCAACAGGCAGCCCTGTTCGGGCAAGGCTGTTTTTCGGAAGATTCTGCGAAGTGCACATACGGCACCGGCTGCTTTCTGCTAAAGAATACCGGCCTTACGCCGAGCCCGTCCGAGAACCGCTTATTGACTACGATCGGCTGGAGGCAGGGCAATGCGACGACATATGCGCTCGAAGGCAGTGTCTTCATCGGCGGAGCGGTCGTTCAATGGCTCCGCGATTCGCTCGGGGTCATCTCCAGCTCCGCCGATGTAGAGGCGTTGGCTAAAGAGGCTGCCGACAATGGAGGGGTCTATTTCGTTCCCGCGTTCTCCGGTTTAGGAACACCATACTGGGATCAGGATGCACGAGGAGCCATTGTCGGATTAACGCGGGGCACGGGCCGTGCCCATATTGCCCGTGCGGCGTTAGAGTCGATCGCTTATCAGACCGCGGACCTCGTCACTGCAATGAACGCCGACTCGGGGACAGCATTGAAGGAACTGCGCGTTGACGGCGGTGCAGTTGAAAATGACCTGCTGATGCAGATACAGGCCGATCTGCTGCAGATACCGGTCGTTCGATCTAAGGTTCGCGAGACCACAGCTTTGGGTGCAGCATATCTGGCGGGCTTGGCCGCCGGCGTTTGGGAGAGTACAAATGACATAGCCGCCCATTGGCAGGCCGACAGAGTTTTCGAACCGCGGATATCCGCGTCCGAGGCTGATGCCGGAAAGGAACGCTGGAATGAAGCCGTGCGGCGTTCGCTTGGATGGGAAAAGAAAAGCGGGGCTGAATGAAGCCCCGCATCAGTTCGATCATTCTCGTTGAACTACTCTCCGGAATCTTCTCCTTTTGATCTGCTTAGCTGAGGTGCAGCCTGCACTTGCGGCAGCGGCAATCCGACTCCGTCTGCACTTACAAGCGGTTCGGGCGAATCATCCTTCGGTTCACCTACCTCAGCGACTATCATCTTGCCAGCCTGCTTAGTAAACGTCAGCGATTCGCGTTCTCCGTCGTAGTCGATCATCACGAGGTCGCCCGTCTCCACCTGTTCGGTCGCAACGAGGTTTGACAGCGGATAAACAAGGAACCTTTCGATGGCGCGTTTGAGATGGCGCGCTCCGTATTTCAGATCGATTCCTTCGCCGAGCAGGAATTCTTTCGCGGCATCCGTGCATTCGAAAACGAACTTCGTACCGGCGGATTCTGTGATCCTGTCCTGAACCGACCGCAGCTCAATGTTCAATATCTGCCGGAGATGGTGCTCTTTCAGGCTGCGGAAAACGACGACCTTGTCGATACGGTTCATGAACTCGGGCGAAAACTTTCGTTTTGCGGCCTCGAGAGCGGTGCGGTAGATCTTAGTATCGATCTCGTTGTCTTCTTTTGTCTGGTCGGTCTTTGTGGGTGCAAACCCGATGCCGCCCGAGATCATTTCTGACATCTCGCGAGCACCGAGGTTCGACGTCATTATGACAAGTGTTTTCGAAAAATCTACTCGGCGGTTGTCACCGAGCGTGAGCGTCGCTTTATCAAGGATCCCGAGCAGAAGCTGCCAAAGCGAGTCCGACGCTTTCTCTATCTCGTCGAAAAGTACGAACGTGAGCTTCGTTTCCTCTGTATGTGCCTTGTCGAGATTTTCCTGCGTCAGCATCGGCGACGTTTCGCGATGTCCGAGGTATCCCGGCGGCGAGCCGATCAGTTTAGCGATCTCGTGGGAATGCTGAAACTCTGCGCAGTCGATCTTGACGACAGCATGCGGGTCGTTGAACAAAACCTCGGAAGCGGCCTCGACAACGCGGGTCTTTCCTGAGCCCGTCGGTCCCAGGAAGAGCATGGTGCCGAGCGGCCGTGACGGATTATTCATCCCGGCGAGATATATCTGGAACAGCCCGCTCATACGCCTTACGGCGCGCTCCTGACCGACGATCAGTTCGGAGAGCTTCCCCTCAAATTCGGCTGCACGCGGGCTCTTTCTGTCCGGATCGAGCAATATGCCCTTTCCGCTCATCTGTTTTGATTTGGCCGTATCCTGTTTCATCGCTAGTAATTAATGCTCGTCAGAACTTCCGTTGACCTAAACCTCGCCAGTCTTTCGCAGGAGGGACGCGAGCGGCTGACACTAAAGATGTTTTCAAAACATGTATCGTTGGCTGGACTTTGGAACGCGGGAGACTCACGTCCAGATGACGGCCGCGGGCATGAAGACCCTCGACGAGATTACAATTAGCACACATCCGAGGCTCGTGCAATAGGAAAACAGGCGAATCTCGTCATGTCGCCCGGCATCTCATGAAACATTACAGCCCGCAGGCGGTCTATCGCATGCGGGCTGTTCAACGCAGGTGACGAGTCTGCTAGTCGTAGTATTCCAAGCCGAGATGGGTGATCAGTTCCTCGCCTTTCATGTGACGCAGCGTATTTTTGAGCTTCATCAACTGGATGAAAAGGTCATGTTCGGCATAAAGCCCCTCCGCTGTTTGCGGTGCCTTAAAGTAGAACGAAAGCCATTCCTGAATTCCCTTCATACCGGCACGCTGTGCCAGGTCCAGGAAAAGTGCAAGGTCGAGCGCGAGCGGCGCGGCCAAGATCGAATCGCGGCAAAGGAAATCGACCTTGATCTGCATTTTGTATCCGAGCCAGCCGAAGATATCGATGTTGTCCCAACCTTCTTTGTTATCGCCGCGTGGCGGATAGTAGTTGATACGGACGACATGCGAAAAACCTTCGTAGAGGTCCGGATAGACCTCAGGCTGCAGGATGTGATCGAGCACCGAAAGCTTTGATTCCTCTTTGGTCTTGAAACTCTCAGGATCGTCCAAGACCTCACCATCGCGGTTCCCGAGGATGTTCGTCGAATACCAGCCCTCGAGGCCGAGCATCCTCGCTTTGAAGCCCGGAGCCAGGATGGTCTTCATCAATGTCTGTCCGGTCTTAAAGTCTTTTCCGCAGATCGGGACACGCATCTTGTCGGCGAGTTCGAGCAATGCCGGAATATCGACCGTCAGATTCGGTGCACCGTTTGCAAAAGGCACGCCTGACTTAAGGGCGGCATAAGCGTAGATCATCGACGGGGCAATCCCCGGATCGCTGTCGTAAAGGCCCTTTTCAAACGCTTCAAGCGACGAGTGTACATCGGAGCTCTCAAGAAATATCTCAGTCGATGCCGCCCAGACCATCACTAGCCGCGAGCAACCATTCGCCGCCTTGAAATCGGCGATGTCCTGCATCAGCTGTTCAGCGAGCTCCATCTTATTGGCGCCCTGCTTAATGTTGTTGCCATTGAGGCGTTTGACGTAGTTCTGTTCAAAAACCGCAGGCATCGGTTTGAGCGACGCAAGCTGTTCAGAAACATGTGCCAGCAGTTCCTTTTCCAGAACGCCGGCATTCAGGGCAGCCTCATAGGCGTTCTCTGCGAAAATATCCCATGCGCCGAACACAACATCGTCGAGTCCGGCGAGCGGTACAAGATCCTTTATAAGCGGCGAACGATTGTCGGTTCGCTTGCCGAGGCGGATGGTGCCCATCTGTGTCAGGCTGCCCACCGGCTGCGAAATGCCGCGGCGAATTGCTTCAACGCCGGCTACCAAAGTCGTACTCACGGCACCGAGGCCGACCAACAAAATACCAAGCTTTCCTTCTGCAGGAGCTATTTCTACTCCGGGTTCGATCATTGTTTCTTCTCCAAGAAATACAAAACTATAAGGATAGACCTCTGCTGAGGTTAAAGCAAACTAAACAGCGGAGCGCCGACGATAAACTTGCGGGTCGATCTCGGCAAAGATGTTATCGCGCATTTCGATCTCGACCAGCAGCTCCAGTTGTTGATCGGACAGTTCGTTGCCGCCGCCCACATGCATTTCCAGCATCTCGGAGATCATATTGAAACGCTGAATGTGCGACTGAAAACGGCGTGATGAATACTGCACCGTGGTTCCCTGATAGATCTGGAACGCCCAGTCGGAGGACTGTGCCAGGAGGAGCTCGCGGGCAAGTTGTTTGAGTATCCGGTCAGTGGTTATGCCGTCAGGGGAGTTTGGCTCCTGAATATCGCCGGCGTCAGCATCACGCGAAAACGCGTCACTCAAACCCGTCATCCGGCGTTCGGCATCGTGCTGATACGGATACATCCACGAATTATTTTCGTTGATCCAGACCTTGTAATAGCCGTTCTCGCCCCAGCTCGAGGCCGTCGGCTGCTGCACCTGTATCGGCAGACCGGAATCGAGAAGATCGCCGGGCGTGATGCATTCGATCTCGTTCTGATCGAAATGGATCTTCTTGAAAAAGAAATCCAGGAACTGCGGCCCTTCGAACCACCAATGCCCATAAAGCTCTGCATCATAAGGCGAAACCACCAGCGGCGGATGGCCCTCGAAAGTCTGCCGCAGTGCGATCGCCTGGCGAATGCGTTCGCCGATGAAATGGCTGGCGTTCTCAGCAGCCTTTTCGCGTGCTAGCGCCGGAATGTACGGCTGCTTCATCTGCTGCGGAACATCGCGGCCCGTGATGCGGTGATATTTCAGCCCGAGGTGACGGCGTTCGCCGTCCGAATGCAGATGCGGCCGCAGGAATTCCATCGGAGCGTCCCAGCCGATGTCGCGGTAAAACTCACGATAAACGTCGTTCCCCGGATAGCCGATCTCAGCGGACCAGACCTGTTGGCTTGTTTCCACGTCGCGTGCGAAAACGGCGGTTCCGTTCGGACACACGACCGGAGCATGGACGCCGTAACGCGGCCGCGGATCGCCGTAGAGAATGGCGTGCGTATCTGAAATGAAGTATTCGATACCGGCTTCTTTCAGCAGGTCTTCGACGCCGGGCTCATAGGCGCACTCCGCCAGCCAGATGCCCCTCGGCCGCCGGCCGAAATGCTTTTTGTAATTCGTAACCGCAATTTCTATTTGTGCACGGCGGGATTCGTAAGTCGATATCAGCGGCAGAAAACCGTGAGTCGCACAGCATGTGATGATCTCGATCACGCCTTCGTCCTGCAGCTCTCGGAAGGCATTGACCAAATTTCGGCCATAACGATCATTCCACAGGTGCAGCGACGCGGTCAGGTTATCGACATACATCTTCGCAGCGTCGTGGAATTCGCGGTCGTTTGTACGCGTGCGGTGTTCTTCCTTTTCGGCGAGTTCGATCAGGTTTTCCAGATGCCGCGTGTAGCGTTCCTGCAGCAGCGGATCGGCCAGCATTTCGCACAGCGGCGGAGAGACGTTCATCGCCAGACGCGGTGTCGCACCGGCCTCGTGCAGCGACTGAAAAATAAAGATCAGCGGCAGATAGACCTCGGTTATCGCCTCGTAAAGCCAGTCTTCTTCCAGAAATTCGGGATATTCGGGGTGCCTGACGAACGGCAGGTGTGCGTGGAGAATAAGGCTGAAATAACCGCTCGGCATTAGCGATATATTAGAACACGATGAACAGGATAGACAGGATGCAACTTAATATCCTGCTTATCCTGTCCATCCTGTTTGAATTCTGCTAGCGCCCGATCGAGTGCGAACTCACCGGATTGTATCGCGGCGAATAACTCGTTTTTGCCGACAACTTTCTCTTCTTCAACTGTTTTGGAAAATGCACGAGGCTCGCGCCGTAAACGGCTGACGAGAATTCCTCCTCGGTCCATTCGCTTTCGTCGATGTCGAAATATTCGCCAAGTGCTTTCCGCGCATTTTCGGCGGCGAGGTTTTCGGCATTTTCCTGCAGGATCGCGAAAAGTGACGGTCCAACGCGCCAGCGAAGCTCCTCAAGCGTGCGTCCCGCGGCGATGGCGATCATCGCGAAACGGATATCCTCGGCGGTGATGCCGTTCAGGGCGAATTCGCTTGTATCGACGAACTGCGAGAAAGCGATCTGCGTCGCGTTGTCCGCGGTGACCGGATCATCGCCGGCAAGCGCGACGTCGTAAGCGTCGCGCGTAAAGCCGGACATATCGAGCACCTCGGCGAATTTGTTCGCCGATACTGTCCATTTCGCGTCGCTCGCGGGCCGCGGGCTGGGGCTGCGTCGGGGCGTCGTGACGGAGTTTGAATACAGAATGCGAAAATACGGACGATTGACTGCGTAAAACCCCAGTTCAGCCTCATATTCGCCGTCGGGCTCGACATTGAACCACCAATTGCCCTCGGCATCGCACGGAAATATTTCTTCTGTATCCCGTTTCAGGTCCTTAAGTTTAAGGACAAGACGATAGCTGCCGAGGTCTTCGCCGAATATCGCACGCAGACGCTGCCACGGATTTTCGCGTATTGACCAATAGAAATATAGCCGCGTCGGCGACTGCATCAACAGCTGCGCACGGTTCTCGCGTTCGAGGTCCGGCAGTTCTACATTTGCCAACGCCTTGAACACGGGCGAGAGTTCGACCTCAGGCTCCTTGCGGGCAATTTCCGCCGTTGCGTCAACGACGGCGGTTTCCTCGGCCACAGCGACAGCCGAAACGGCCTTTGGCTCTGCCTTTTTGCGGACCGCAGTATTACGCTTCTTTGGAACCGCTTTAGCCTCGATAGTTTCAGCAACCGCTGTCTCTACCTTTTTCTTGCGAACTGCTCGCTTTTTGACCGGCGAACTCTCAACCGCCGGCTCGGCGAATGCATCGGCAGCGACAACAACGGGCTCAGCGAGTGCCTTTTTGACGCGAGGCTTTTTCGGCGCGGGTTTCCTAGGATCCGCCGCCTTTACTTCGACCGCATCTACGACCTCGGCAAAAGGATCGATCTGCGTCTCAACAGTTGATTTTACGGCCTTTCGCGTCGGTGTTCTCTTCTTTTTCTTTTCCTCTGTCGCCATAACTCACCTTTCGGCAAACTAACAGTATGCGATTTTTAGGCATTGAGTTACAACCCTTACGACCTACCTGTAACGTTCACTTAACCTTTGCCATAGGCCTCTGCCGCCCGAAGAGGTTTATGTTCCTTCAAGAAAAACGTGTTAGGATAAGGTGGTTTTTGAGTGAAAAGACTATGAGATATTGCCCGAAATGCAACGCCCGCTTCGACGAAGAGATAATCAAATACTGCACTATCGACGGCACAGAGTTGATCGAAGAGCCGAATTTCATCGATGCTGCGGACGATGACCTCGGGCAGGAGACCGTTATTCGGCCGCGGCCGGACAGCACGGCTTCGCAGCCGCGAGAGCGCATCGTTGTCCCCACGGAACAACAGTACCGCGAACAGAACGTCCGACAGGCACAGCAGCGGTCGTATTATCCGCCGCCGCCTCCGCCCAATACGACAAAAACCGTAGTGCTGACCGTCATCGGCACGCTTGCTGCAGTTGGCTTGGGTGCTTTGCTTTTTTGGCTCTTTCAGGGTTCGCCTGCGACAAATCTCAACGTGAACACGAACGCTAATCTGGCGAATCAGAATACTAATCTGAATACGAACCTGGCATTTGATTCCAATTTCAATTTCAACGCAAACCTGAACACCAACTATAATTTGCCGCCGCTGAACTTGAACTTGAATCTGAACACCAACGCGAATATGCGGCCGTCGCCGACAGCTACACCTTCGCCAAAGCCGAGCCCGACGCCGACCCCGCGGCCATCGCCGATAGAGGACGACTCGCCGGACCCGACACCGAACCGCACTCCGACACCGAACCGCACTCCGGCAGCGAACCGTCCGCCCGCGAACAGCGCAGCTCCGGCAGGTACGCCCAGAACAGGCCCGCGTCCGCCTGCGGGGGCAGCGAACAGGCCTGGCGACGGAAGAAAATAGTTTCCTTTATCTTAGATCTAATGCAGCTTCGACCGCTTTTCGCGGATCGACGACGCCCCAACCTTGCCTGTCGACCTCGTAATGCGGCAACCTCTCGGCTGTCGAAATTAGGATCTTTTTCACTTGCGACGGCGTCAGATCGGAATTAGCCTCGAGCATCTGCGCGACGATCGACGAAACGATAGGTGCCGAGAACGAAGTGCCGTCAACGTATTTGTAGTGTTTCGTGATGACGTTCTCGCGGCGGAGCTTCAGCGTAATGATCTGGCGAATGCTGTGGACAGGCCTATCGAAAGCAGCGTCGAGTTCCGGGTCGATGCCGGAGTTTTCGGCAATGATCCGGTGAAGTTCGTCATCATCACTTTTGTCCAGCGAGTCAAGCAATTCTGCCTGTGCTGAGGTTGGTGTGTTCGGCAATATCGGGGCCGGCACCCAGATCGATGAGGCGATGACCTCTGGCTTTTGAAGGCCGTCGATGGTCGGGCCGTAAGACGATCGGTACATGCCGCGGCGTGCACGGTTTATGGAGTTGTTGTCATCGAGACCGCCGACCGCTATGCACGACGGAGCGCTCGCAGGCGGCACTACGGGATGGCCGGGCTCATGGCCCGCATTGCCGACAGCACAGACGACTGTAATGCCCGCGGCGGAACATTCCTCAACGAGCTGTGACAGAGGATCGTGCAGATAACTTTGTTCGTCGTCCCCGCCGGCCGAGATATTTACGACGCGTATATTGAACCGCTCGCGATTGTCATAAACCCACTGCAGCCCTTCGCGGATATTTTCGTCAGTGATACGGCCGGTCCTCGCCAGCTTGATCAGAACCACGTCAGCTTCTGACGCGATGCCTCGATAAAAGCCGTTCGACAGTGAACCATTGCCGGCAGCTACGACCGAGGTCATCATGCCGTGCCAGCTGGCGACGTCGGGCTGGAACAGCGACGTCAGGTCGCCGTCGTCATGGAGCATGTTGCGGTAAGCGAGGATGCGGTTGACCGGCGTGGTCAGATCGACGTGCGGATAAAAGCCTGAATCGAGAAATGCGATGGTCACGCCGCGTCCCGTAAAGCGCTCGTCAGCGTCGAGCCGGAGCGGTGTCGAAAGAACGTGCGATCCGTCCTTCTGCATCGCGGCCTCTTTGATGATCTGTTCTTTCGCTCGTTCAAAAAGCCGAACGCATCGCGAACATACCGCCTCAAAATTGTGCGTATCCGGAGCGTTTGCACGCACGAGTTTTTCCAGATCGTTTGAAAGGGCCGCCAGCGGAATGTATTCATCGTCGGAACCGCGTGCGCAGACCGGGCACGACCGCTCGCCGGCGGCAATATCGGCCTGGGTCCTTTCGCGAAACGGAACTACGTTCTCCCTGGGGGTCATCGTCGGATTTTAAGTTTTCCACATGGCACGTTTAAAATCAATGATCGTAAATGGCACGAAAGACAATAGGTTTGGCGTTGTCCGGCGGCGGAGCCAGAGGCTTTTCGCAGGTCGGCGTTCTGAGAGCATTGGCGGCGAACGGAATTGTGCCTGATATGGTCGCAGGTACATCTGCAGGATCGGCCCTCGGAGCATTTGTCGCGGCGGGAATGACTGTAGATGAAA
This sequence is a window from Acidobacteriota bacterium. Protein-coding genes within it:
- a CDS encoding DUF4912 domain-containing protein, whose translation is MATEEKKKKRTPTRKAVKSTVETQIDPFAEVVDAVEVKAADPRKPAPKKPRVKKALAEPVVVAADAFAEPAVESSPVKKRAVRKKKVETAVAETIEAKAVPKKRNTAVRKKAEPKAVSAVAVAEETAVVDATAEIARKEPEVELSPVFKALANVELPDLERENRAQLLMQSPTRLYFYWSIRENPWQRLRAIFGEDLGSYRLVLKLKDLKRDTEEIFPCDAEGNWWFNVEPDGEYEAELGFYAVNRPYFRILYSNSVTTPRRSPSPRPASDAKWTVSANKFAEVLDMSGFTRDAYDVALAGDDPVTADNATQIAFSQFVDTSEFALNGITAEDIRFAMIAIAAGRTLEELRWRVGPSLFAILQENAENLAAENARKALGEYFDIDESEWTEEEFSSAVYGASLVHFPKQLKKRKLSAKTSYSPRYNPVSSHSIGR
- a CDS encoding S8 family serine peptidase, which codes for MQKDGSHVLSTPLRLDADERFTGRGVTIAFLDSGFYPHVDLTTPVNRILAYRNMLHDDGDLTSLFQPDVASWHGMMTSVVAAGNGSLSNGFYRGIASEADVVLIKLARTGRITDENIREGLQWVYDNRERFNIRVVNISAGGDDEQSYLHDPLSQLVEECSAAGITVVCAVGNAGHEPGHPVVPPASAPSCIAVGGLDDNNSINRARRGMYRSSYGPTIDGLQKPEVIASSIWVPAPILPNTPTSAQAELLDSLDKSDDDELHRIIAENSGIDPELDAAFDRPVHSIRQIITLKLRRENVITKHYKYVDGTSFSAPIVSSIVAQMLEANSDLTPSQVKKILISTAERLPHYEVDRQGWGVVDPRKAVEAALDLR
- a CDS encoding inositol-3-phosphate synthase, which translates into the protein MIEPGVEIAPAEGKLGILLVGLGAVSTTLVAGVEAIRRGISQPVGSLTQMGTIRLGKRTDNRSPLIKDLVPLAGLDDVVFGAWDIFAENAYEAALNAGVLEKELLAHVSEQLASLKPMPAVFEQNYVKRLNGNNIKQGANKMELAEQLMQDIADFKAANGCSRLVMVWAASTEIFLESSDVHSSLEAFEKGLYDSDPGIAPSMIYAYAALKSGVPFANGAPNLTVDIPALLELADKMRVPICGKDFKTGQTLMKTILAPGFKARMLGLEGWYSTNILGNRDGEVLDDPESFKTKEESKLSVLDHILQPEVYPDLYEGFSHVVRINYYPPRGDNKEGWDNIDIFGWLGYKMQIKVDFLCRDSILAAPLALDLALFLDLAQRAGMKGIQEWLSFYFKAPQTAEGLYAEHDLFIQLMKLKNTLRHMKGEELITHLGLEYYD
- a CDS encoding DUF1957 domain-containing protein encodes the protein MPSGYFSLILHAHLPFVRHPEYPEFLEEDWLYEAITEVYLPLIFIFQSLHEAGATPRLAMNVSPPLCEMLADPLLQERYTRHLENLIELAEKEEHRTRTNDREFHDAAKMYVDNLTASLHLWNDRYGRNLVNAFRELQDEGVIEIITCCATHGFLPLISTYESRRAQIEIAVTNYKKHFGRRPRGIWLAECAYEPGVEDLLKEAGIEYFISDTHAILYGDPRPRYGVHAPVVCPNGTAVFARDVETSQQVWSAEIGYPGNDVYREFYRDIGWDAPMEFLRPHLHSDGERRHLGLKYHRITGRDVPQQMKQPYIPALAREKAAENASHFIGERIRQAIALRQTFEGHPPLVVSPYDAELYGHWWFEGPQFLDFFFKKIHFDQNEIECITPGDLLDSGLPIQVQQPTASSWGENGYYKVWINENNSWMYPYQHDAERRMTGLSDAFSRDADAGDIQEPNSPDGITTDRILKQLARELLLAQSSDWAFQIYQGTTVQYSSRRFQSHIQRFNMISEMLEMHVGGGNELSDQQLELLVEIEMRDNIFAEIDPQVYRRRSAV